One region of Enterobacter ludwigii genomic DNA includes:
- the bcp gene encoding thioredoxin-dependent thiol peroxidase, giving the protein MNPLKAGDIAPKFSLPDQDGEQVNLTDFQGQRVLVYFYPKAMTPGCTVQACGLRDNMDELKKVGVEVLGISTDKPEKLSRFAEKELLNFTLLSDEDHQVCEQFGVWGEKTFMGKTYDGIHRISFLIDADGKVEHVFDDFKTSNHHDVVLNWLKQSA; this is encoded by the coding sequence ATGAATCCACTGAAAGCCGGTGATATCGCACCGAAATTTAGCTTACCGGATCAAGACGGCGAGCAAGTAAATTTGACCGACTTCCAGGGACAGCGTGTTCTGGTCTATTTCTACCCGAAAGCCATGACCCCCGGCTGCACCGTACAGGCCTGCGGCTTACGCGACAACATGGACGAGTTGAAAAAAGTCGGCGTGGAAGTGCTGGGCATCAGCACCGATAAACCAGAAAAACTGTCACGATTTGCCGAGAAAGAGCTGCTGAACTTCACGCTGCTTTCTGACGAAGACCATCAGGTGTGCGAGCAGTTCGGCGTCTGGGGCGAGAAGACATTTATGGGTAAAACCTACGACGGCATTCACCGCATCAGCTTCCTGATTGACGCTGACGGTAAAGTTGAACATGTGTTTGATGACTTCAAAACCAGCAATCACCACGATGTGGTATTGAACTGGCTGAAACAAAGTGCCTGA
- a CDS encoding AI-2E family transporter, with protein MLEMLMQWYRRRFSDPEAIALLVILVAGFGILFFFSGLLAPLLVAIVLAYLLEWPTARLEHIGCSRRWATSIVLVLFVGILLLMAFVVMPVAWQQGINLIRDMPGMLNKLSDFAATLPRRYPALMDAGIIDAMAENMRARIMTMGDSVVKYSLASLVGLLTLAVYLVLVPLMVFFLVKDKEQMLNAVRRILPRNRGLAGQVWEEMNQQITNYIRGKVLEMIVVGVATWIGFLIFGLNYSLLLAVLVGLSVLIPYIGAFVVTIPVVGVALFQFGLGTEFWSCFAVYLIIQGLDGNLLVPVLFSEAVNLHPLVIILSVVIFGGLWGFWGVFFAIPLATLIKAVVHAWPDVPAVEDK; from the coding sequence ATGCTCGAAATGTTAATGCAGTGGTATCGGCGTCGGTTCAGCGACCCGGAAGCCATTGCTTTGTTGGTTATTCTGGTCGCCGGATTTGGCATTCTGTTCTTCTTCAGCGGTCTTCTCGCCCCCCTGCTGGTGGCGATTGTGCTGGCGTATCTGTTGGAATGGCCAACGGCACGGCTGGAACATATCGGCTGTTCCCGTCGCTGGGCGACCAGTATCGTACTGGTGTTGTTTGTCGGCATTCTGCTGCTGATGGCGTTTGTTGTCATGCCGGTTGCCTGGCAGCAGGGAATTAACCTGATCCGCGATATGCCGGGCATGTTGAATAAACTTTCTGATTTTGCCGCCACGCTACCGCGTCGCTATCCAGCCCTGATGGATGCCGGGATTATCGACGCGATGGCCGAAAATATGCGCGCCCGCATCATGACCATGGGCGATTCGGTGGTGAAATACTCTCTGGCCTCCCTGGTCGGCCTGCTGACGCTGGCGGTTTACCTCGTGCTCGTCCCGCTAATGGTGTTCTTCCTGGTCAAAGATAAAGAGCAGATGCTGAACGCCGTCAGGCGCATTTTGCCGCGTAATCGCGGGCTGGCAGGGCAGGTCTGGGAAGAGATGAACCAGCAGATCACCAACTACATTCGCGGCAAAGTGCTGGAGATGATTGTGGTCGGGGTCGCGACGTGGATTGGTTTCCTGATCTTCGGCCTGAACTACTCGCTGCTGCTGGCGGTGCTGGTGGGCCTCTCAGTCCTTATTCCGTATATCGGTGCGTTTGTGGTGACCATTCCGGTTGTGGGCGTCGCGCTGTTCCAGTTTGGCCTCGGAACTGAGTTCTGGAGCTGCTTCGCGGTGTATCTGATTATTCAGGGGCTGGACGGTAATCTGCTGGTGCCGGTACTGTTCTCAGAGGCGGTGAACCTGCATCCGCTGGTGATTATCTTATCCGTGGTGATTTTTGGTGGGTTGTGGGGATTCTGGGGCGTGTTCTTTGCCATTCCGCTGGCAACACTGATTAAGGCCGTGGTTCACGCCTGGCCGGATGTGCCGGCGGTAGAAGACAAGTAG
- the bepA gene encoding beta-barrel assembly-enhancing protease, with translation MFRQLKKTLVATLIAALTVGQVLPAFADSSDSLPDMGTTAGSTLSIGQEMQMGDYYVRQLRGSAPLINDPLLVQYINGLGMRLVAHADSVKTPFHFYLINNDEINAFAFFGGNVVLHSALFRYSDNESQLASVMAHEISHVTQRHLARAMEDQKRNAPLTWVGALGSILLAMASPQAGMAALTGTLAGTRQGMISFTQQNEQEADRIGIQVLQRSGFDPQAMPSFLEKLLDQARYSSRPPEILLTHPLPESRLSDARNRANQMRPVVVQSSQDFYMAKVRTLGMYNSGRNQLTSDLLDSLAKGNVREKNAAQYGQALQAMEASKYDEARKALQPLLAADPNNPWYLDLSTDIDLGQKKTTDAINRLKGAKDVRTNPVLQLNLANAYLQGGQPAEAATILNRYTFNNKDDQNGWDLLAQAEAQLGNRDQELAARAEGFALVGRLDQAISALSSASAQVKLGSLQQARYDARIDQLRGLQQRFKPYEKM, from the coding sequence ATGTTCAGGCAGTTGAAAAAAACACTGGTTGCGACACTGATTGCCGCATTGACGGTCGGTCAGGTGTTGCCCGCTTTTGCCGACTCGTCCGATTCATTGCCGGACATGGGCACCACAGCAGGAAGCACGCTCTCCATTGGGCAAGAGATGCAAATGGGCGATTACTACGTTCGCCAGTTGCGCGGTAGCGCCCCCCTCATCAATGACCCGTTACTTGTTCAGTACATCAACGGTCTGGGGATGCGTCTTGTTGCGCATGCCGACTCGGTAAAAACGCCCTTTCACTTCTACTTAATCAATAATGACGAAATCAACGCCTTCGCCTTCTTTGGCGGCAACGTGGTGCTGCATTCGGCATTATTCCGTTACTCCGATAACGAAAGTCAGCTGGCTTCCGTTATGGCGCACGAAATTTCGCACGTCACCCAGCGCCACCTGGCGCGAGCGATGGAAGACCAGAAACGTAACGCCCCGCTGACCTGGGTTGGAGCGCTGGGTTCTATTTTGCTGGCAATGGCCAGCCCGCAGGCCGGGATGGCGGCATTAACCGGTACTCTGGCGGGAACGCGGCAGGGGATGATTAGCTTTACACAACAAAACGAACAGGAAGCGGACCGCATCGGGATTCAGGTGCTGCAACGTTCTGGCTTTGACCCTCAGGCCATGCCGAGCTTCCTGGAAAAACTGCTCGATCAGGCGCGTTATTCTTCCCGTCCACCAGAAATTCTGCTCACCCACCCCTTACCGGAAAGTCGCCTGTCAGATGCGCGTAACCGTGCCAACCAGATGCGCCCGGTCGTGGTCCAGTCGTCGCAGGATTTCTACATGGCGAAAGTGAGAACGCTGGGGATGTACAATTCCGGGCGCAACCAGCTCACCAGCGATCTGCTGGACTCCCTGGCGAAAGGCAACGTGCGAGAAAAGAATGCCGCGCAGTATGGTCAGGCACTACAGGCGATGGAAGCCAGCAAATACGACGAGGCGCGTAAAGCGCTGCAACCCCTTCTGGCCGCCGACCCGAATAACCCGTGGTATCTCGATCTCTCGACGGATATCGATCTGGGGCAGAAGAAAACCACCGATGCCATTAATCGCCTGAAAGGGGCGAAGGACGTCCGTACCAACCCGGTGCTGCAGCTTAACCTGGCGAACGCTTACTTACAGGGTGGTCAACCTGCTGAAGCGGCGACCATTCTGAACCGCTATACCTTTAATAATAAAGACGACCAAAACGGCTGGGATCTGCTCGCTCAGGCGGAAGCCCAACTGGGCAACCGCGATCAGGAGCTGGCGGCGCGTGCCGAAGGCTTTGCCCTGGTGGGACGCCTCGACCAGGCTATTTCTGCACTCAGCAGCGCCAGCGCGCAGGTCAAACTCGGCAGCCTCCAGCAGGCCCGTTACGACGCGCGTATCGATCAGCTTCGCGGCCTGCAACAGCGCTTCAAGCCGTACGAGAAGATGTAA
- the arsC gene encoding arsenate reductase (glutaredoxin) (This arsenate reductase requires both glutathione and glutaredoxin to convert arsenate to arsenite, after which the efflux transporter formed by ArsA and ArsB can extrude the arsenite from the cell, providing resistance.), with the protein MTDAVKIYHNPRCSKSRDTLSLLKSNGIDPKVVLYLETPPDAQTIRQLLHMLGMGSARELMRQKEDLYKSLNLDDTRLTEAELVQAMVENPKLIERPIVVANGHARIGRPPEDVLDIL; encoded by the coding sequence ATGACAGACGCCGTAAAAATTTACCACAATCCGCGCTGCTCCAAGAGCCGCGATACCCTGAGCCTGCTGAAGTCTAACGGTATTGACCCGAAAGTGGTGCTCTATCTCGAAACACCACCGGACGCGCAGACGATCCGCCAACTGTTGCACATGCTGGGTATGGGAAGTGCAAGAGAGCTGATGCGCCAGAAAGAAGACTTGTACAAGTCGCTCAATCTGGATGACACCCGTCTCACTGAGGCCGAGCTTGTGCAGGCTATGGTTGAAAATCCTAAGCTGATCGAGCGCCCGATAGTCGTGGCAAACGGCCACGCACGCATTGGACGCCCGCCGGAAGACGTACTCGATATCCTCTAA
- a CDS encoding XRE family transcriptional regulator — MEIKLHANATTTPRIRRYLQQSDKSDRELAVELGISVTTVRRWRNREQVSDKHTTPKVIHKAMRQEQVTLVNTLRDILGAPLDELLLLVNDVLGIPVSRATLNRYLKPASATQKGAPLQGKKALKAGIVPHQLELHHLPLSLHMDDGGEQHLLWAREPVSGWCFARLYAGVSPQLLTRWVQAVLEACPALIQSIETFGFDITLPGQDIAVKVHAQKHSAVQVAAPLQDIIPRVKNVPAGELLIQLCEFYNQGKAQKKLGDSTPQAFLNALRRGD; from the coding sequence ATGGAAATTAAACTGCACGCCAATGCCACGACGACACCACGTATTCGTCGCTACCTCCAGCAGTCTGATAAAAGCGACAGAGAGCTTGCGGTTGAGCTTGGGATCTCGGTGACAACCGTCAGGCGCTGGCGCAATCGCGAACAGGTTTCTGATAAGCATACGACGCCAAAAGTGATACACAAAGCGATGAGACAAGAGCAGGTGACTCTGGTCAATACGCTGCGTGACATACTGGGCGCACCGCTGGATGAGTTGCTGCTTCTGGTGAATGACGTTCTGGGGATCCCCGTTTCCAGAGCGACCCTGAACCGTTATCTGAAGCCCGCCTCGGCAACACAGAAGGGGGCACCGTTGCAGGGTAAAAAGGCGCTGAAAGCTGGCATCGTGCCGCATCAGCTGGAGTTACATCATCTGCCTTTGTCGCTGCATATGGACGATGGTGGGGAGCAACACCTGCTGTGGGCACGTGAGCCGGTGAGCGGCTGGTGTTTTGCCCGGCTTTACGCAGGCGTATCACCTCAGCTCCTGACCCGCTGGGTTCAGGCGGTACTTGAAGCGTGTCCGGCGCTTATACAATCTATTGAGACTTTTGGTTTTGACATAACGCTGCCGGGACAAGATATCGCCGTAAAAGTGCATGCGCAAAAACACAGCGCTGTACAGGTCGCAGCACCTTTACAGGACATTATCCCGCGCGTGAAAAATGTACCTGCCGGAGAGTTGCTCATTCAGCTGTGCGAATTTTATAACCAGGGTAAAGCGCAGAAAAAGCTGGGAGACAGTACGCCGCAGGCGTTTTTGAACGCGCTGCGGCGGGGGGATTAG
- the celB gene encoding PTS cellobiose transporter subunit IIC, producing MNNVLGFLEAKLMPLAAKTAQQRHLGAIRGAYVSFMPFIIVGSILLVISSFPNQTYQQFMSQAFGESWSAIIEIPFNAVFSTMSLFISFLVAFRLAEHYGEDRISCGILALVAFLILTPFIKVAENGGITVIPVEWIGSKGLFVAMIGSLLWTELFCWLKRKNLVIKMPDGVPPAVQESFAALIPALLVMILVLIIRIVFENTHYNTIHQFIYEVVATPVRHYGTSYFGALMTVFSITILWSVGINSGSMINGIIRPLWMENQTDNIAAIQAGTTPPHIITEQFFDMIWMGGAGATLSLVIAMLIFARSKNMREVARLGAGASVFNINEPILFGLPVIMNPIMLIPFNLVPLVLVTVQYAAMKIGAVAVTTGVFIPWTLPPVISGFIVTGHLSGSVMQLINLLIGAMLYLPFMRIVDKQYRAAEIATVTQSDTTLAKQE from the coding sequence ATGAACAATGTTCTGGGATTTCTTGAAGCAAAACTGATGCCGCTGGCGGCCAAAACGGCTCAGCAGCGTCATCTGGGTGCGATTCGCGGTGCCTACGTTTCATTCATGCCATTTATCATCGTCGGCTCTATTCTGCTGGTGATCTCGTCGTTCCCGAATCAAACCTACCAGCAGTTTATGTCTCAGGCCTTTGGTGAAAGCTGGAGTGCCATTATCGAGATCCCGTTTAATGCGGTGTTCTCGACCATGTCGCTGTTCATCAGCTTCCTGGTGGCGTTTCGCCTGGCCGAGCACTACGGTGAAGATCGCATCTCCTGCGGTATTCTGGCGCTGGTCGCCTTCCTGATCCTGACGCCCTTTATCAAAGTGGCTGAAAACGGTGGCATTACCGTGATACCCGTTGAGTGGATTGGCAGTAAAGGGCTGTTTGTGGCGATGATAGGTTCGCTGCTGTGGACGGAGCTGTTCTGCTGGCTGAAGCGCAAAAATCTGGTCATCAAAATGCCGGATGGCGTACCGCCAGCGGTGCAGGAGTCGTTCGCCGCGCTGATCCCGGCGCTGCTGGTGATGATTCTGGTGCTGATTATTCGCATCGTCTTTGAAAATACCCACTACAACACCATTCACCAGTTCATTTATGAAGTCGTTGCTACACCGGTGCGTCACTACGGCACCTCTTACTTTGGCGCGCTGATGACCGTCTTCAGCATCACTATTCTGTGGTCAGTGGGCATTAACTCAGGCTCGATGATCAACGGCATTATTCGCCCGTTGTGGATGGAGAACCAGACCGACAACATCGCTGCTATCCAGGCCGGCACAACCCCGCCGCACATCATCACCGAGCAATTTTTTGACATGATCTGGATGGGCGGCGCAGGGGCAACGCTGTCGCTGGTGATTGCGATGCTCATTTTTGCCCGCAGTAAAAATATGCGCGAAGTCGCACGACTGGGCGCGGGGGCATCGGTGTTCAATATCAACGAGCCAATATTGTTTGGCCTGCCGGTGATCATGAACCCCATAATGCTCATTCCCTTCAATCTTGTCCCACTGGTGCTGGTCACCGTGCAGTATGCAGCAATGAAAATTGGCGCGGTTGCCGTCACTACCGGGGTGTTTATCCCCTGGACGCTGCCTCCCGTCATCAGCGGTTTTATCGTCACCGGACACCTCAGCGGCAGCGTCATGCAGCTTATCAACCTGCTGATTGGCGCCATGCTGTATCTACCTTTCATGCGTATCGTGGACAAACAGTACCGCGCGGCGGAAATTGCCACCGTTACGCAATCCGACACCACCCTTGCAAAACAGGAGTAA
- a CDS encoding N(4)-(beta-N-acetylglucosaminyl)-L-asparaginase: MWGIIATWRMALEGVTESASALAAGKPVAAAVVDAVATVEDFPLYKSVGYGGLPTENGEVELDAAYMDGDTLAFGAVGNLVDIANPVRVAHALSRQRYNSLLVGQGAREWALSQGFANKTMLTDRAMQHYRKRCRETLDKGLSPYDGHDTVGIIGLDKQGSMSVATSTSGLFMKKRGRIGDSPIIGSGFYCDSETGAATATGVGEDLMKGCTSYEIVRRMAQGMSPQQAADSVVFELEDRLMSRFGRVGDLSVVCMNNKGEFGAATNIKTFSFVVATARQPLTVFRTERLHEKTHYQAVDEEWMQAYAARIRAPIEEQ; this comes from the coding sequence ATGTGGGGAATTATCGCAACCTGGCGAATGGCGCTTGAAGGAGTAACAGAGTCTGCGTCGGCGCTGGCTGCGGGGAAACCGGTCGCTGCGGCGGTGGTGGATGCCGTAGCGACCGTCGAAGACTTTCCGCTTTATAAATCTGTCGGTTACGGCGGGCTGCCAACGGAGAACGGTGAAGTTGAGCTGGATGCTGCTTATATGGATGGCGACACGCTGGCCTTTGGCGCAGTCGGTAACCTGGTGGATATCGCTAACCCGGTACGCGTGGCCCACGCGCTGAGTCGCCAGCGCTATAACAGCCTTCTGGTTGGCCAGGGTGCTCGGGAATGGGCGCTAAGCCAGGGTTTTGCCAACAAAACCATGCTCACCGACCGGGCAATGCAGCATTACCGCAAACGCTGCCGGGAGACGCTGGACAAGGGCCTGAGTCCCTATGATGGCCACGATACCGTCGGCATTATCGGCCTCGATAAACAAGGTTCGATGAGCGTCGCGACCTCCACCAGCGGGCTATTTATGAAAAAGCGGGGGCGGATTGGTGATTCACCAATAATTGGCTCCGGGTTTTACTGCGACAGTGAAACCGGTGCAGCCACCGCCACGGGCGTCGGTGAAGATCTGATGAAAGGCTGTACCAGCTATGAAATCGTTCGTCGTATGGCGCAGGGAATGTCGCCGCAGCAGGCTGCCGACTCGGTCGTCTTTGAGCTGGAGGACAGACTTATGTCGCGCTTCGGTCGTGTGGGCGATCTTTCCGTCGTTTGCATGAACAACAAGGGCGAATTTGGCGCTGCGACCAACATCAAAACGTTCTCGTTCGTGGTTGCTACCGCTCGCCAGCCTCTTACTGTGTTTCGTACCGAGCGTCTGCATGAGAAGACACATTATCAGGCCGTGGATGAGGAATGGATGCAGGCTTACGCCGCGCGGATCCGCGCGCCGATTGAGGAACAATGA
- a CDS encoding leucyl aminopeptidase family protein: MITYQLITALSDAKPQSHLIARTTCNLLPKTALIAEMRDPDCITDTRFGCAPFSRITLLPDALWHDSLTEELLTALRPLLASPASPDVVLDVTDINDVVLAQVLRFLFNQAHRLSDLKLKKTNESAVRLQHITALCLPEQQDRLEAIFHQQQAIAHGMVAARRLADMPSDRCTPEYVVEEAQKRCADFPALRCEVLDETQIIEQGLGLLHAVGKGASCPPRLLAIHYDGVTEGPVRCYVGKGITFDTGGLWLKEGAGMYTMKYDMCGAANVLGLMLTVAELALPVRIMGVLALAENAIGPDAMQPGTVARACNGTTVEINNTDAEGRLVLADAIAWASKRHPQARYIIDMATLTGAVVKALGYELSGLMTQDEPLRQALTRAGKQSGDEVWSLPLDARLKKQTDSAIADLCNTPGNNAAISASAAWLLHHFCPPTIPWAHLDISGTALWRENGRSVASGRPVPLLVEHLLRDCV, translated from the coding sequence ATGATTACATATCAGCTTATTACTGCGCTTTCAGATGCGAAGCCGCAGAGCCATTTAATCGCCCGTACCACCTGTAACCTGCTGCCGAAGACAGCGCTTATCGCCGAGATGCGTGACCCGGATTGCATCACGGACACCCGCTTTGGCTGCGCGCCTTTTTCCCGAATCACCCTGCTGCCGGATGCGCTCTGGCACGATAGCCTGACCGAAGAATTACTCACGGCACTGCGCCCACTCCTGGCCTCACCCGCCAGTCCTGATGTGGTACTGGACGTCACGGATATCAACGATGTTGTGCTGGCGCAAGTACTGCGTTTTCTCTTTAATCAGGCACACAGGCTCAGCGACTTAAAGCTAAAGAAAACCAACGAATCAGCGGTACGTCTACAGCATATAACCGCTCTTTGTTTGCCGGAGCAGCAGGACAGACTCGAGGCTATCTTCCACCAGCAGCAGGCCATTGCCCATGGCATGGTGGCGGCACGGCGTCTGGCGGATATGCCATCCGATCGCTGCACGCCTGAGTATGTAGTGGAAGAGGCACAAAAACGGTGTGCCGACTTCCCCGCCCTGCGATGTGAAGTACTCGATGAAACACAAATCATTGAACAAGGTCTGGGGCTGTTGCACGCCGTGGGCAAAGGGGCATCCTGTCCGCCACGTCTGCTGGCCATCCACTATGACGGAGTCACTGAGGGCCCGGTGCGCTGCTACGTGGGTAAAGGCATTACGTTTGATACCGGTGGCTTGTGGCTGAAAGAAGGCGCGGGCATGTATACCATGAAGTATGACATGTGCGGGGCGGCAAACGTGCTGGGGCTGATGCTGACCGTCGCAGAGCTGGCGCTGCCCGTACGCATCATGGGCGTGCTGGCGCTGGCGGAAAATGCCATCGGTCCCGATGCCATGCAGCCCGGTACGGTCGCACGCGCCTGCAACGGCACTACGGTTGAAATCAACAACACCGATGCCGAAGGTCGGCTGGTACTGGCAGATGCGATTGCCTGGGCCAGTAAGAGGCATCCGCAGGCGCGCTATATTATTGATATGGCCACACTCACTGGCGCGGTGGTCAAAGCGCTGGGGTATGAACTGAGCGGATTGATGACGCAGGATGAGCCCCTGCGTCAGGCACTGACCCGCGCGGGTAAACAGAGCGGCGATGAAGTCTGGTCGCTACCGCTGGATGCACGGCTGAAAAAGCAGACCGACAGCGCCATCGCCGATCTCTGCAATACACCAGGCAATAACGCGGCAATCAGTGCCTCGGCGGCGTGGCTGCTACATCACTTTTGTCCACCAACGATCCCGTGGGCGCATCTGGATATCAGCGGCACGGCGCTGTGGCGTGAGAACGGGCGAAGCGTGGCGTCGGGGAGACCAGTTCCGCTGCTGGTGGAGCATTTGTTGAGGGATTGCGTCTGA